The Chloroflexia bacterium SDU3-3 genome has a segment encoding these proteins:
- a CDS encoding DUF1911 domain-containing protein, which translates to MGWWPIGSDGDVIGDDPADSVALALNVLAEQSQQRSGALPSVGDLLGLLATVLREPDLAVLDDAQRVALAGLEATMRSGVTISGNGERWIDAWQIAPIRRACARTLRFYQDAMARPPRLSEVLATWAFVLGSGADDYLAVDPDDALLGIAPQLAPLRPREAFLAPAHREVAVRFLREEVERLALMASDPSTDAGGREIALDMIFRYRLSHLIARYSRGDAIASLGAEFPAIVDALAAYLATPDSYGIALEFYEHYVSCMWLVSLATLLHVDDALFDRLLGLLNQGGRDMLFDRLVAYRRPGGELCPDLLHPLPYTSLAMALSSAEPRRGELLRMFLGQYYPSAAKLSWHDLHLRSSEKFFGYWSFEVAAFVVCEGVEDAAFADDYFYPRDLTGRRMYRTWEDSEQGAADRSAYQRYREEIKG; encoded by the coding sequence ATGGGTTGGTGGCCAATAGGTTCTGATGGCGATGTGATTGGCGATGACCCTGCCGATAGTGTGGCGCTGGCGCTTAACGTCCTTGCTGAACAGTCGCAGCAGCGCAGCGGCGCGCTGCCAAGCGTGGGTGATCTGCTCGGCCTGCTTGCCACGGTGCTGCGCGAGCCAGATCTGGCGGTGCTGGATGATGCCCAGCGTGTGGCGCTGGCTGGCCTGGAGGCCACCATGCGCTCTGGTGTGACGATCAGTGGGAACGGTGAGCGCTGGATTGATGCGTGGCAGATCGCGCCGATCCGCCGTGCCTGCGCCCGCACGCTGCGGTTCTACCAGGATGCTATGGCGCGCCCCCCGCGCCTGAGCGAGGTGCTGGCCACCTGGGCATTTGTGCTTGGGAGCGGAGCCGACGACTATCTTGCGGTTGACCCAGATGATGCGCTGCTGGGGATCGCTCCGCAGCTTGCGCCGCTTCGCCCGCGCGAGGCGTTTCTCGCCCCTGCGCACCGCGAGGTGGCCGTGCGATTCCTCCGTGAGGAGGTGGAGCGCCTCGCGCTGATGGCGAGCGACCCATCTACCGATGCGGGCGGGCGCGAGATCGCGTTGGATATGATCTTCCGCTACCGGCTGTCCCATCTGATTGCGCGCTACTCTCGTGGGGACGCCATCGCGAGCCTTGGGGCCGAGTTCCCCGCGATTGTGGATGCGCTTGCGGCCTATCTCGCTACCCCCGACTCGTATGGGATCGCCCTTGAGTTCTATGAGCACTATGTTTCCTGCATGTGGCTGGTGTCGCTGGCTACCCTGCTGCATGTGGATGACGCGCTGTTTGACCGGCTGCTGGGGTTGCTCAACCAGGGCGGGCGCGATATGCTGTTCGACCGGCTAGTGGCCTATCGCCGCCCAGGTGGGGAATTGTGTCCCGATCTGCTGCACCCGCTGCCGTATACGTCGCTCGCTATGGCGCTTTCTAGCGCGGAGCCTCGGCGCGGCGAGCTGCTGCGCATGTTTTTGGGCCAGTACTACCCGAGCGCCGCGAAGCTCTCGTGGCACGACCTGCATCTGAGGTCGAGCGAGAAGTTCTTTGGCTACTGGAGCTTCGAGGTGGCGGCGTTTGTGGTGTGCGAGGGGGTCGAGGATGCGGCGTTTGCCGATGACTATTTCTACCCGCGCGACCTGACCGGGCGGCGGATGTATCGGACGTGGGAGGATTCGGAGCAGGGGGCGGCAGATCGCAGCGCATACCAGCGCTATCGTGAAGAGATCAAGGGCTGA